CTGTCCTGGTTTTGGCACTGACTAAGGATGTACCAAGTATTCATTCGGTTTCCCACCAGTACAGGGTCCTGAAaaccatgatttggttaattgcATGTTCCTCTCCTTTATTTATGGATAGAAACTTACTAAGATTTATCTATCAGGTTCAGACTCTAAAAAGGGAATAATTTTCTCCTGTAACAACATCTTATACAGGCCTGATAAAGACTCAAACCAACTTTTCTTCCATCTTGAAGAAAGCACTCATCGAGGTTGTATGTGTTCTATAGTTTTCAATAAGAAATTCAGCATTTCTTAAACACAGCACATACACGACCCCAACCCcttccaaaaaaaagagaaaaaggaaaagaaaagaaaagatttacttAGCATGAAGCTGCTTTCTTCTTGATGTATGGTTGATTCACCAAGTTTCTTACTTTAGTCCCTTACTGCTTGTTTTATCATTCTTTCAATTTCCTTGGTCTGAAATTCAAgttaataatgaaacattacttGCAAAATAGCAGATGGCATGATACTGTTACATCTCTTTGAgtaagaaaataattttaactggCAATGAGGCATGAATCAGTCACAATGTACCATAGTCGACTTAAATTGCTGTGATGAAAACTGACATGTTAAAGCATCATAATAAATCATCCCCATTCATTAGACAAACTATTTGCTCTTCCAAAACTTGTGTTGATACAACATGAAATAAAGAGCTGAATTATTTCTACAAGGAACTGATCAAAGGAGACAAATCTCTTCCAAGAGTGGATTATTTTTCTCATTTATGGTTATAAAATTTATGAATAGTATAAATAGATTATCTTGTTTGGACTGTGTGATTACCTGTTAAACAAAACTGGTTAAGAACTAAATTTCAACCAAAGACAGAAGAATCTGAGTCATGCATCGCAGtagtaaaagaaagaaataaagttaCTTATGCCATAATAGATTATATAATCCATACTGTTCAGTCCGTGCTTTCCTGTGTTGATGTCCTCTGTTCTGCTTCTTCCTCGAGCGCTTTCTCTGGCTACTAGGAACCTGTATTGAGCATCATAGGATTGCATAGATGGCCCATCCAGATCATTTACCTGGTTTTGTTCAGCATGATAAGATCCATCAGATGACTCGAACACAATCCTCTTTAATCCTGAAGGTAGAACATCTTGTGAAAGAACTGGCGGTGATGTGCCCCCTCCAATTGGTCCAAAACTTTGTTCGCATGGATATTCTTCTATAGGTTTCTTAGCTTCAAGAAGTGGTTCTGTCTCTGCAGCAGCAGGACGTTGCCCCAAGagcaattgcttatgatttgcaACACCAGCTAAGTCGTCATTTGCTGGGGCAgcctgaattttttttcttttcacagTACTGCCACTAGAGTCATTCCTTGCCTGCTGTCCCGAGGCTGCATTTCCCAGATGTGATAAACCTGAGTCATTGTTCTTTTGTATTGCAGCATACAATTTACCCTTGGATTTTACAATTTCAGACATGATAATCCTTGTATCAGAGTGAGCTGCAAAACATTATGAATGATTAAAGTGACTCTATGACTTCTTAATACATGCTCTAAATTAACCAGGTACAAATCAAGTAAGCACAATAAAGAGAACCTAAGATGGATTGAATAACAGCACGTGCAGCAATCTGTTCTGCTTCCTTCTTGTTTCTTCCTGCAGCACCTGTATAAGTTTTTCCATCAAAAACCAAAGATGATATAAAAGAAGGAAGCAGCACCCCTTCTAATTGAGATGTTGTGTATGCAGGCTTCTCTATATACATCTTCACTGCATATTCGTGAAGGATAGACTTGCAGAATGTAGTATCCTGAAAAGTGGCAGATAAAGTCAGATATTTTGATATACATAATCTTTCAAATGGCAAAGTTTatgctataaaaaaaaatcagaaactcAAACATGATGTCATGAATAACACATAAGCAAAGTCATTATCAGTACCATCATTATCAACTATTTCTTCGAGAACATGTCTAGCATTTTTATACACAGACTAGTAAGTGTACATAGaaccataaattttaaattattaaaatatctaATCCACCAGCTTAACAGATTTTAGTTTTCAACTGAAGCATAGTTAGGTGGGATATTGTGATgctcaaaaaaaattatgggtAAAACATTCGTCATGATTAATGACAATACTGATTACAGCAGAGAAAGACAACTCAAAATAGTGGGGGACTTCACATtagcaaaagtaaaaataattgCATTCAGTTATAACTGAACAAAAGATTATGAAGCTCCAAAGTAAAAGTTTACAGTATTAGGGGCTAATTTCAAGCAGTTCCAGAGCTATATCAATTAGTTTTTAGTATGAAAACAAAGTGGGTAGAATGGCTTATCTCGCCCTTCCAAATGATAAGAAGTTATATTGCTTTACTGAGAAATTAACTTGCAATGCTCTCATTTTTAAGTAACACAAAGCTGGAGATAAGATATCATGGCTCATCTAACTTCCACAAGTGAACTTGTGAATGCATACATGTGCACACATTATTATGTAATGGTTGCACCCAACAAGTAACATGAAGTGAAAGTCATGAAGTCCAATTACTTAGTAATATATTTCAAATGCAAACAAATGATACAACATTCTTTGCCCTTTGTTACATGAACAATTGATCTGAAACTTTAGACAACACGTGAGACTGACAAACAAATCATATGACATCTACTGCATTATTTTCTCAAATGATCAACTGACCTGAAAATAAAGCATTGTGGTTATGATTTATATTCCATGATCTTGATGCTTTTTGTTGGGTAATCTTAAATTCACCTAAAccttattttgttttataaGCAACATACTGAATTCACAAACAAACGCATGACTTAGCAAAACAATCACAAAGAAGGAACAACAAATTTCTTAATCTTCTTAGGGTATGACTATATAATTAAAGAATACAAGGCAGCCTTAAATCTCTCGATAAGATATATTCGGATATGACATCCattgcatcatttttttttcaatgatcaACTGATCTGCAAATGTCCTATAAAGCATTGTGGTTATGATTTATATTCCATGATTTTCATGCTTTCCGTTGGGTAATCTTAAATTTACCTACATGGAACATATGTGCCTGCCTAACCCTTGTTTTGCTTTATGAGCAACATCCTGAATTAACAAACAAATGCACGACTTAGCAAAACAATAACAAAGAAGGAACAAAAGATTTCTTAATCTTCTTAGTGGATGACAATATAATTAACGAATAAAAAGTAGGCTTAGATGTCTCAATATAATATCGTAGCAGTTCTTTTTGTGTTAGCTCTCTTGTTTTATGTACAAGTATCAAAGCAAATTAAGAAACAAATAACTCAAATTGCAAGACCAGTGGCATCAATTTTTGGAGTATGGACATACACACACTACACAACATTTGGAAGCGTAAAAATGTTGCAATGACAAATTTAAATGAAACAATAATTAGATAGATTCAACATACTGCATGAATTAGGGGAATTCCTTCATCCTTTATCTTCCTAGATATGCCTTCAAGAGCAAGTTTTGCCACGTCTTGCTCTGCTTCTTTTCGACGAGGAAATGTCCGAGATGACATGAATGTCACTCCATCTATCAGAACAGTAGATCTAAATTGTGATGCATATGGATGCCCTTCATTAACAGTTTGATATATTGGCAAAGGTATGGATGACCTTTGAGCATATTCTTGTAAGCGGTTTTTATGCATGAATTGCTCTGTCAATACATGAAGAGCAAAATTGaattaatcaaaaaaagaaacatcCATTCAGTTAACTGAAGATCACCTGACTTTCTATATAACAAAGAAAATCCATAACATttaaatgaaactaaaattaGTACAACAtgtatttctttttcatttataaagaatcaaattcaaattccatcactcaaaagaaaaagaaccaaaaaaataatCTGATCATACGAAGAAAAAAGATAACCAAGAAAAACTGCAAGTATATTAGCCAAATCCTGCCCTACTCAAATATATACTATTCCAGCAGTTTACCTCCAGCAACATCAATCCATGATCAACCCTTAGAAAAATCCATCTCAATTAGGCCATGTCCGCTAGGCATTATTTGAGAAAACCCAttacaatctaaaactaaagtagattttaaaaatatttgcaagTTATTTAGAAAATTAACCAGACAAACCCACAAATTAACAAAACTTCTTTCATGCAAGAATTGCAAAATGAGAAAGCTGAGAAAATAAACTAATAATATTCTGTAGCATTAATGTTGCTAATAAAAATAGGAGCGAAAGTTACTATCCTGCTATCTTGTAGAAATGGTCACAGTTATTAACTTAAATCAGTAACTAACTACTTGCTGATAATCATGTAATACAATGCTTTGAACAACAAATGGGTGAAAGTAATACATAACACCCAATATCAGTATAACAAAACCTAGGTGATCCCCACATACTCTATCAGCAAAGCACTTAACAAGAGGAGGTTAGGCTAGTCAATGTAGACTGGTTAGATTTGccttttagaatcaaatttttcatCACATATACAACTTCTGCAAAACTAAATTAAACATCCCACAGGACTCTTGTAACTCTCTCATAGTACACTtacttctgaaaatttcttagttaaCTAATTAGCTTAATTTATATAGTCATAGCACTAACAACAATAGGTGATCCACAgacaatttaattttcaaagtTTAAGCGACCAGTTAATACAACTGCATACTTCCTATAATCCATAGCCTCGCTTCTCAAGAGAACACAGCCTTGCCGGAGAGGACATAAGCATCAACCCCCTTCCCCCTTTTTCTAGTTTTaatctatttttcctttttatcattgataggaaacaaaaaaaaaaagaaattagatgTTGTGATTATTCTAAATTATCAGTGGATATATAGGCTGCTAATTTGTTCATGgtacaatattttttattttttgtatgaGTCCTTTATGATCTCTATCCCTTAACACTAAAAAACTAACACCGTTGCTAATCAAGTAGGAAGGGCGTTAAAGGAATAGGAGGCCAGGTTTTTATCATACGATAATTACAAGATCACGATTCTTAATGGGGATAGATGACTACGCCACACTGtaatgggaaaaaaaattatggtgaCTAATTGAAAGATTTAAAAATTTAGGATCAAAATATTTCTAATTCAAATTTGAAGGGTACGATGTAATtttctatttaaaataatatatattatgtatgtgTTCTGTGTGCTCATCCTAAGATAATTATAAGGAGAGGTAATAAAAAAGAGAATAATTTTAGGACAaaagatagaaaataaaaagtATTAACTAATGTGAAGCACCCATTAGACCACATATCATTCAATTAGTCAAGCATATACTGTCCGAGATGCTCCAAAGAAATCTCGCACTACCTGATCAGAATGTACATGGTTGTTCCCCACTAGAAAACTATTATCAAATGATAAATTGCTCAATGAAGGGGAAAACTACAATAAAAATACTAATAATGAAAACCACAATTACCGATCACTAGAATTCTTCATGGTTGAATAAAttaaaaagtaaagaaaaaactCATGACGCCCCAATATAGTGTTGTTGTTAAAGCCTATTTCAATATTAGAACAAGGGACATGATTAAAGAGATGTGCTATCTTGGCAAGAGATTTCTAATATACTGCTCAAATTATAAGAGTAAACTCTATCACAAACTCACTTCAACAATACCTTTTAATTGgtaaaattcaataaaaatcaGGATAAAAATCTCAAAGTACCCTGACCAAGTACATGATGGTCCAACTAGAATAACTAGAATCAAACGATGAACTTCTcaatgagagaaaaaaaagaaaaagaaaaagaaagcctaCAAATAAAACACTAATAACATTGAATAGTCATGCAATTACCAATCGCTAGAATTTGTTATGATTGAATGAATTAAGGGGTAAAGAAAACTCATGTGACCTCAAAATAGTATTGTTGTTAAAGCTCATTTGAATATTAGAATGAGAGATACGATTACCAAAAGCTCATTtgtttttttgggaattttgtTTTTCCAATGGGCGAGAGGTGATGGGGTTGGGGGTGTAGAATGTCATAAAATCTTGAATGGTATTCATAAATTTAGGATGGTCGCCTGCATCTCCTACCAAgctccatctacaactattt
The window above is part of the Phoenix dactylifera cultivar Barhee BC4 unplaced genomic scaffold, palm_55x_up_171113_PBpolish2nd_filt_p 001323F, whole genome shotgun sequence genome. Proteins encoded here:
- the LOC120108407 gene encoding uncharacterized protein LOC120108407 isoform X1; amino-acid sequence: MQEQFMHKNRLQEYAQRSSIPLPIYQTVNEGHPYASQFRSTVLIDGVTFMSSRTFPRRKEAEQDVAKLALEGISRKIKDEGIPLIHADTTFCKSILHEYAVKMYIEKPAYTTSQLEGVLLPSFISSLVFDGKTYTGAAGRNKKEAEQIAARAVIQSILAHSDTRIIMSEIVKSKGKLYAAIQKNNDSGLSHLGNAASGQQARNDSSGSTVKRKKIQAAPANDDLAGVANHKQLLLGQRPAAAETEPLLEAKKPIEEYPCEQSFGPIGGGTSPPVLSQDVLPSGLKRIVFESSDGSYHAEQNQVNDLDGPSMQSYDAQYRFLVARESARGRSRTEDINTGKHGLNRSSKLDCNCSTCPPFRSITLYPRMTNLSAYYASLLAHFWKAHPMMILGLMNEP
- the LOC120108407 gene encoding uncharacterized protein LOC120108407 isoform X2: MQEQFMHKNRLQEYAQRSSIPLPIYQTVNEGHPYASQFRSTVLIDGVTFMSSRTFPRRKEAEQDVAKLALEGISRKIKDEGIPLIHADTTFCKSILHEYAVKMYIEKPAYTTSQLEGVLLPSFISSLVFDGKTYTGAAGRNKKEAEQIAARAVIQSILAHSDTRIIMSEIVKSKGKLYAAIQKNNDSGLSHLGNAASGQQARNDSSGSTVKRKKIQAAPANDDLAGVANHKQLLLGQRPAAAETEPLLEAKKPIEEYPCEQSFGPIGGGTSPPVLSQDVLPSGLKRIVFESSDGSYHAEQNQVNDLDGPSMQSYDAQYRFLVARESARGRSRTEDINTGKHGLNR